One genomic window of Mucilaginibacter sp. SJ includes the following:
- a CDS encoding glycoside hydrolase domain-containing protein, whose protein sequence is MKKQFLALTFLLSGFVASAQKVPYTNCDKCWLADSLGNHRVVLTFNGTGKVAKAVINWRRRDNEPENKRIIIQDAKTRQKITNVKIGTVNRESGELYFEPTSGKGTYFVYYMPYKNEGRSNYPKGVYLKPENTASADWLNAVNSKATLASVKEFQSIDAFNSFYPMEVIATKAETEALISKHKAEAFLVFPEDRMNSIHMTKDLPQRWIELGPQNKYTGEAARGENFAFQLGIYALQNIENVQVTFSDLKSATGKVISASELFCINTGGTTYDAKPLTKVVNVAKGDIQALWCGVDVSSAILPSVYTGKATISINGKPAKTIALSVKVNRKISKDGGVSEPYKMTRLGWLNSTMAQQNTVIAPYTPLEISGSTISLLGRKIEVNKDGFPKQIQTYFTPEMTEYATAPNNLLTEGIHFHFINAAGKKINLKSQGVQFTKKEAGTIQWTAISANDSLQMDVTASLEFDGFMAYTVKVKALQDVSLKDITMHIPFKKDFAKYMMGLGQKGGYRPENFEWKWDVAHKNQDGAWIGNVNGGLQYSLRDEKYVRPLNTNFYLQKPLLLPTSWGNDNKGGIKVAFDGKAVLANNYSGERDLKKGDELYYNFTLLITPFHTINTDFQWATRFYHAYKPIDTIKKAGATLINIHHATAINPTINYPFIAWKKMKAYDDSAHAAGLKVKIYNTIRELSNHAYETFALRSLGHEIYSPGKGGGFSWLQEHVGDDYIAAWFVPEIKDAAIINSGMNRWHNYYVEGMNWLTQNVGIDGIYLDDVAFDRVTMKRIKRVLTKDGHPGIIDLHSANQYNKSDGFNNSANLYMEHFPYLNRLWFGEYFDYEKNDPDFFLTEVSGIPFGLMGEMLQGGGNKWRGMVYGMTNRMPWSDGADPRPIWKAWDNFGMKGTKMIGYWVDDNPVKTDKAKVIATVYKKDGAAMVAVASWEDADTDFQLNIDWKKLGIDPAKATITAPEIKSYQPGKTFGLNDRIPVEKGKGWLLIIK, encoded by the coding sequence ATGAAAAAACAATTTTTAGCGCTCACTTTCCTTTTATCGGGCTTTGTTGCTTCGGCACAAAAAGTGCCTTATACCAATTGCGATAAATGCTGGCTGGCCGATTCATTGGGTAACCATCGTGTGGTGTTGACCTTTAATGGCACAGGTAAAGTGGCTAAAGCAGTGATCAATTGGAGACGCAGGGATAATGAGCCCGAAAATAAGCGGATCATTATTCAGGATGCTAAAACCAGACAAAAGATTACCAACGTAAAAATCGGAACAGTAAACCGCGAAAGTGGCGAATTGTATTTCGAGCCAACGTCGGGCAAGGGCACTTACTTTGTGTATTACATGCCTTATAAAAATGAGGGACGCTCAAATTATCCAAAAGGCGTTTATCTAAAACCCGAAAATACAGCTTCGGCAGATTGGCTCAATGCTGTAAATAGTAAGGCTACTTTAGCTTCGGTAAAAGAGTTTCAGTCGATAGATGCTTTTAACAGTTTTTACCCTATGGAGGTGATAGCTACTAAAGCAGAAACTGAAGCTTTGATTAGTAAACATAAAGCAGAGGCATTTTTGGTTTTTCCGGAAGACAGGATGAACTCCATCCACATGACCAAAGATTTGCCGCAACGCTGGATAGAGCTTGGTCCGCAGAATAAATATACTGGTGAAGCTGCGCGAGGCGAAAACTTTGCATTTCAGTTGGGCATTTACGCGCTGCAAAATATCGAAAATGTACAGGTAACATTCAGCGACCTGAAATCCGCTACCGGTAAAGTCATTTCGGCTTCGGAACTGTTTTGTATTAACACCGGCGGTACCACTTATGATGCTAAGCCACTTACTAAGGTTGTGAACGTGGCCAAAGGCGATATCCAGGCCTTATGGTGCGGGGTAGATGTATCTTCAGCCATATTACCTTCCGTTTATACCGGCAAAGCTACCATCAGTATTAACGGGAAACCTGCAAAAACGATTGCTTTGTCGGTTAAAGTAAATAGAAAAATTTCAAAAGATGGCGGTGTAAGCGAGCCGTATAAAATGACCCGCCTGGGCTGGTTAAACTCAACCATGGCACAACAAAATACCGTTATTGCACCATATACACCTCTTGAAATCAGCGGCAGCACCATCAGTTTGTTAGGCCGCAAGATTGAAGTGAATAAGGATGGTTTCCCAAAACAGATCCAGACTTATTTCACGCCCGAAATGACCGAGTACGCCACAGCGCCTAATAACCTGCTTACCGAGGGCATTCACTTTCATTTTATCAACGCTGCCGGAAAAAAGATAAACCTGAAAAGCCAGGGCGTACAGTTCACCAAAAAAGAAGCAGGAACAATTCAGTGGACGGCAATAAGCGCCAATGATAGTTTACAAATGGATGTAACTGCCTCATTGGAGTTTGACGGCTTTATGGCCTATACTGTAAAGGTGAAAGCCTTGCAGGATGTTAGCCTGAAAGATATTACCATGCACATTCCTTTTAAAAAGGATTTTGCCAAATATATGATGGGCCTTGGTCAAAAAGGTGGTTACCGCCCCGAAAACTTTGAATGGAAATGGGATGTAGCCCATAAAAATCAGGATGGTGCCTGGATAGGTAATGTGAATGGCGGCTTACAATATTCATTAAGGGATGAGAAATATGTCCGTCCGCTGAATACTAATTTCTATTTGCAAAAGCCTTTGTTGTTACCAACTTCATGGGGTAACGATAACAAAGGTGGTATTAAAGTGGCATTTGACGGTAAAGCGGTATTGGCCAATAATTACAGCGGCGAGCGCGACCTGAAAAAAGGTGATGAGCTTTATTATAACTTCACTTTATTGATAACGCCTTTCCATACCATCAATACCGATTTTCAGTGGGCTACAAGATTTTATCACGCGTACAAACCTATTGATACCATAAAAAAAGCTGGAGCAACGCTTATCAACATTCACCACGCCACAGCAATAAATCCAACTATCAACTATCCGTTCATCGCCTGGAAAAAAATGAAGGCCTATGATGATTCAGCTCATGCTGCCGGGTTAAAGGTGAAGATTTACAATACCATCCGCGAGTTATCAAATCACGCTTATGAAACTTTTGCCTTGCGCAGTTTAGGCCATGAGATATATTCGCCGGGCAAGGGTGGAGGTTTTAGCTGGTTACAGGAGCATGTGGGCGATGACTATATTGCCGCCTGGTTTGTACCTGAAATCAAGGATGCCGCTATTATTAACAGCGGTATGAACCGCTGGCATAATTACTACGTGGAAGGTATGAACTGGCTAACCCAAAACGTGGGTATAGACGGTATTTACCTGGATGATGTGGCTTTTGACCGCGTTACGATGAAACGTATCAAGCGTGTGTTAACCAAAGATGGTCATCCCGGCATTATTGACTTACACTCTGCTAACCAGTACAACAAAAGCGACGGTTTCAATAACAGCGCTAACCTGTATATGGAGCATTTTCCTTACCTGAACCGTTTATGGTTTGGTGAGTATTTTGACTATGAAAAAAATGATCCTGATTTCTTCCTGACTGAAGTGAGCGGGATTCCGTTTGGTTTAATGGGTGAGATGCTGCAAGGCGGCGGTAATAAATGGCGTGGCATGGTTTACGGCATGACTAACCGTATGCCATGGAGCGACGGCGCCGATCCGCGCCCGATCTGGAAAGCCTGGGATAATTTCGGTATGAAAGGCACAAAAATGATTGGTTACTGGGTTGACGATAATCCTGTAAAAACCGACAAAGCCAAAGTCATAGCCACCGTTTACAAAAAAGATGGCGCTGCCATGGTGGCCGTTGCCAGCTGGGAAGATGCCGATACTGATTTTCAGTTAAATATCGACTGGAAAAAATTAGGCATTGACCCGGCAAAAGCAACTATTACTGCTCCGGAAATTAAAAGCTATCAGCCGGGCAAAACATTTGGCCTGAACGACAGGATCCCGGTTGAAAAAGGTAAAGGCTGGTTGTTGATCATTAAATAA
- a CDS encoding RagB/SusD family nutrient uptake outer membrane protein, with product MKKYNILLLAAAVVTQFSCNKTNLEPKIYSSLTSQNAFLTKSDAIAAVNSVYARLKGPAVGDNFDYWTVRHFALTDLTTDVGHCSYAGDPGQLSLVQWNSANGLIAEDYRQIYKLVANANNAIYNISAMKSITDAQKNQFLAEMKFLRAIAYSDLTDAWGPVILTTEKDIANPDYKAQTAPSSVADVDALMISDLQNAINVLPKDYTKSDIYTTNDVGRATKGAAMFLLAKVYLREHQWQKAADLTKQVMDLGIYQLYPTYEGLFKESNTWCAENIFSVLSDANVNGTELLNHFGPLSHPVLTDRWQYYAVTWDFYNSYGDEDDRKKMFFTQYQGVDGLTHKQAPSQGATAPDGVLYMPDVATMKYADPNGANTYYDGHSVDVLRYADVLLSRAEALNELNGPTAEAVSLVNQVKGRSHAKLLVQANLTQATFRDALLQERGWELYYEGKRRADLKRFGKYDVIVNAYLKRVGQTNTVQLPRDEYFPYPLNQVNINPKLNNAGRQQ from the coding sequence ATGAAAAAATATAATATTCTACTCTTAGCAGCGGCGGTAGTTACACAGTTTTCGTGTAATAAAACCAATCTCGAGCCTAAAATATACAGCAGCTTAACAAGTCAAAACGCATTTTTAACCAAATCGGATGCTATTGCAGCGGTCAACTCTGTTTATGCGCGGCTTAAAGGTCCGGCGGTTGGTGACAATTTTGATTATTGGACGGTAAGGCACTTCGCCCTTACCGATTTAACCACGGATGTAGGCCACTGTAGCTACGCCGGCGACCCGGGGCAGTTATCATTAGTGCAATGGAACTCGGCCAATGGTTTGATAGCTGAAGATTACAGGCAGATCTATAAGTTGGTGGCCAACGCCAATAACGCTATCTATAATATTTCGGCAATGAAAAGTATTACAGATGCCCAGAAAAATCAGTTTTTAGCCGAGATGAAATTTTTACGTGCTATAGCTTACTCTGACCTTACTGATGCCTGGGGACCAGTGATCTTGACCACCGAAAAAGATATAGCCAACCCGGATTATAAAGCTCAAACTGCGCCAAGCTCTGTTGCAGATGTTGACGCGTTAATGATCAGCGATCTGCAAAACGCCATCAATGTTTTGCCTAAAGATTACACCAAAAGTGATATCTACACAACTAACGATGTTGGCCGGGCCACCAAAGGTGCGGCGATGTTCCTGCTGGCTAAGGTTTATCTGCGTGAGCACCAATGGCAAAAAGCTGCTGATTTAACTAAACAGGTAATGGACCTGGGTATTTACCAGTTATATCCAACCTACGAAGGTTTATTTAAAGAATCAAACACATGGTGTGCTGAAAATATCTTCTCGGTATTGAGCGATGCTAACGTTAATGGCACCGAATTATTGAACCACTTCGGTCCGCTAAGCCATCCGGTATTAACCGACAGGTGGCAGTACTACGCTGTAACCTGGGATTTTTACAACAGCTACGGCGATGAAGATGATCGTAAAAAAATGTTCTTTACCCAATACCAGGGTGTTGACGGTTTAACGCACAAACAAGCCCCTTCGCAGGGCGCTACCGCTCCGGATGGAGTATTGTATATGCCGGATGTTGCAACCATGAAGTATGCCGATCCAAATGGGGCCAACACTTACTATGATGGCCATAGTGTGGATGTTTTACGCTATGCTGATGTGTTATTAAGTCGCGCCGAAGCTTTAAACGAATTGAATGGTCCAACCGCAGAGGCTGTTTCATTAGTAAACCAGGTTAAAGGCCGCTCACATGCCAAATTATTGGTGCAGGCTAATTTGACCCAGGCAACTTTCCGCGATGCATTGTTACAGGAACGCGGCTGGGAGCTATATTATGAAGGCAAAAGAAGGGCCGACCTGAAGCGCTTTGGCAAATATGATGTGATCGTGAACGCTTACTTAAAACGTGTTGGCCAAACCAATACCGTACAGTTGCCGCGCGACGAGTATTTCCCATATCCGCTTAACCAGGTTAATATCAACCCTAAGCTGAATAATGCGGGCAGGCAACAATAA
- a CDS encoding aryl-sulfate sulfotransferase, translating to MKDWFKVLAKGLLISIICGCSGGNLIKEIHIGLYNNNELKIKLDVMTSKPVDLYAEYWIEGKQPVKYRSTTTSNGTSYKLVLCNILPDTTYSYHIVTIDGGDTVVSKPHTFKSHELPLFLQEQFNAKIAAKATLPAQFNDGLMLINKRYAPGVAFLVDAKGQIRWYHMIDRLGFKVINFTKDKTLLSILGRNDEPTSYGSEILEVNMLGDTLLHLTKGQGDFKQTIHHEILKNDKGQLVTIFVDKRIIDLASVGGAKQDTVNGDGIMVMDKTGKQLYKWSVFDVMDPLKDPKILKTKKDWMHANSLSYDTDGNYLMSFYNNGQIWKIDAHNGKVIYKFGKGGTVAMPANCNFTQTHAAHINKQGNLMFFDNGVEKHQSGVYVMKIDEKNRTSTIAMHIKLPKEIFNGRMGSAYMINDTTTLVCCSKRHIVVLANNKGVLQWTMETSVPTYRAGFIKYEQLDPFLKP from the coding sequence ATGAAGGATTGGTTTAAAGTTTTAGCGAAGGGGCTGTTGATTTCGATCATCTGTGGTTGCTCTGGTGGTAATCTGATAAAAGAAATTCACATAGGCCTGTATAATAATAACGAGCTAAAAATTAAGCTTGATGTTATGACCAGCAAGCCTGTTGATCTGTACGCCGAATACTGGATAGAAGGCAAGCAGCCGGTTAAATACCGGTCGACTACTACCAGTAACGGCACATCATATAAGCTTGTACTTTGCAATATTTTGCCTGATACGACCTACTCATATCATATCGTAACTATAGATGGTGGCGATACGGTGGTAAGCAAACCCCATACTTTTAAATCGCACGAGTTGCCATTGTTTTTACAGGAACAGTTCAACGCAAAAATTGCCGCGAAAGCTACCTTGCCTGCGCAGTTTAATGATGGATTGATGCTTATCAACAAGCGTTACGCACCTGGTGTGGCGTTTTTGGTTGATGCCAAAGGGCAAATCAGGTGGTACCATATGATTGACAGGCTGGGTTTTAAAGTGATCAATTTCACAAAGGATAAAACCCTGCTTTCTATTTTAGGCCGAAATGACGAACCTACCAGTTACGGCAGCGAGATACTGGAGGTCAATATGCTTGGCGATACGCTACTACACCTCACCAAAGGGCAAGGCGATTTCAAGCAAACCATTCATCACGAAATCCTGAAGAATGATAAAGGGCAACTGGTTACCATTTTTGTCGATAAGAGAATCATCGATCTTGCATCAGTCGGTGGCGCTAAACAGGATACAGTTAACGGCGATGGTATTATGGTGATGGACAAAACTGGCAAACAGCTGTATAAATGGAGTGTGTTTGATGTAATGGACCCATTGAAAGATCCAAAAATCCTGAAAACCAAAAAAGACTGGATGCATGCCAATAGTTTGAGTTACGATACCGACGGCAATTACTTGATGTCATTTTACAACAACGGACAAATCTGGAAGATTGATGCCCATAATGGTAAAGTGATTTACAAATTTGGCAAGGGTGGTACCGTTGCTATGCCTGCCAACTGCAACTTTACCCAGACCCACGCAGCTCATATCAATAAACAGGGCAACCTGATGTTTTTTGATAACGGGGTCGAGAAACACCAGTCGGGTGTGTATGTTATGAAGATTGATGAGAAAAATCGAACCTCAACTATTGCCATGCACATCAAACTACCTAAAGAAATTTTTAACGGCCGTATGGGCAGCGCCTACATGATCAATGATACCACAACACTGGTATGCTGCTCCAAAAGGCACATTGTAGTATTGGCAAATAATAAAGGCGTATTACAGTGGACGATGGAAACATCGGTACCAACTTACCGCGCCGGTTTTATAAAATACGAACAGCTTGATCCATTTTTAAAACCATAA
- a CDS encoding SusC/RagA family TonB-linked outer membrane protein: MIKIYSNPDQGFSKHVYLRRQINGLFKLMCCCLLLLLPILANAQTTINGSVKDKDGPVIGATVTQKGVKNTTTTDVTGKFKITLKGSSTVLVVSYVGYKPQEVSVGSSTDITITLQEDLNKLNEVVVVGYGTVKKGDLTGSISSIKSDNLTLGGTTTNIGQAIQGKAAGVQVQQASFAPGSGINITVRGGNSINTSTSPLYVVDGFISDNGNQVNPNDVEDIQVLKDASATAIYGARGGNGVVLITTKKGKNGKVSLDADISGGTQYLRYKPDLLTGQQYTDIQNATALEDGKPQPYPSSFKVANTNWLKLATRNATVQNQSISLSAGDQGSKIYVAGNHIKQVGVLQHTGFERYTARIGAEKTMNENLKISANFYGASSSSTLQSYSGDITAPLFSLLTAPPNVNPYNADGTYNYYVTQGTKTNALAGLLEPTNNSGNKLVNANIGLDYKIINGLTYHLTAGTEYTQTTAGQYLPTTTIAGAKQGGVASEQTSSAFRWIVENYFTYKFNIAKDHDFTVLLGTSNQKDVTEGLSAGAKGFSTDAFLYYNLGAGSLVNGYGSSKAEAMLTSYFTRFNYAYKDKLLASFSYRDDRSSNFGSNKRSGFFPAGAVAYKLTDDDFIKDLNTFSNLKARVSYGVTGNDRIPASLYLSTFGPYGVVLNETGNLQTGIEPKTLANPNLKWESTRQFDVGLDMGFANGRINASIDYYSKKTTDLLIQIPIGQQWGFSNQYVNGGAIQNRGIELSVNTNNVRGKDLSWNSTVTFAYNKQKALDLGPGVTVISTNTANPSGTVSGQEFTRVVPGIELGELYGYVYEGVVKTGEKYTPQPNSKAGDPKYKDVNGDGVITPADRTYLGNSNPHYMAGFGNDFHYKGIDLGIFFQGAFDYYLYNMNAMVLESTTGAAALNRFVVGKNENTSIPREGYYLSTYGSYVNSRFVENASYVRLKSLTLAYNFPASLFQHLKILQGIRVYAEAQNLWTITGYKGTDPEVNVHSGATGGGLDFNSFPAFRTITFGIKASIH, encoded by the coding sequence ATGATTAAAATTTACTCAAACCCCGATCAGGGCTTCAGCAAACACGTTTATTTAAGGAGGCAGATCAACGGCCTTTTTAAATTGATGTGCTGTTGCCTGCTACTATTATTGCCGATACTTGCCAATGCACAAACAACAATCAACGGTAGCGTAAAAGATAAAGACGGCCCGGTAATTGGCGCTACCGTTACCCAAAAAGGTGTCAAAAATACCACTACAACCGATGTTACCGGTAAGTTCAAAATTACACTAAAGGGCAGTTCGACAGTATTGGTTGTTTCTTACGTAGGGTATAAACCTCAGGAAGTATCTGTGGGTAGCTCAACCGATATCACCATCACTTTGCAGGAAGACCTGAATAAACTGAACGAAGTAGTTGTTGTAGGTTACGGTACTGTAAAAAAAGGTGACCTTACCGGTTCAATCAGTTCTATAAAAAGCGATAACCTTACACTTGGCGGTACTACAACCAATATCGGTCAGGCCATTCAGGGCAAAGCAGCAGGTGTGCAGGTTCAGCAGGCCAGTTTTGCGCCGGGTTCCGGAATCAATATCACTGTGAGAGGTGGTAACTCTATTAATACCTCAACATCCCCACTATATGTTGTTGATGGCTTCATCAGCGATAATGGCAACCAGGTTAACCCTAATGATGTGGAGGATATCCAGGTGCTTAAGGACGCTTCGGCAACGGCTATTTATGGAGCGAGAGGCGGTAACGGGGTTGTGTTGATCACCACAAAAAAAGGTAAGAATGGCAAAGTTTCTTTGGATGCGGATATATCAGGCGGTACACAATATCTAAGGTATAAGCCAGACCTGTTAACCGGCCAGCAATATACCGATATCCAAAACGCTACAGCACTGGAAGATGGCAAACCTCAGCCATATCCTTCAAGTTTCAAGGTAGCCAATACCAACTGGTTAAAACTGGCAACCCGGAATGCTACTGTTCAAAATCAAAGTATCAGCTTAAGCGCCGGCGATCAGGGTTCCAAAATATATGTTGCGGGTAATCATATTAAACAGGTTGGTGTGTTGCAGCATACCGGTTTTGAAAGATATACTGCAAGGATAGGTGCTGAGAAAACAATGAATGAAAACCTAAAGATCAGCGCTAATTTTTATGGTGCCAGCTCAAGTTCGACATTGCAATCGTACTCTGGAGACATAACTGCGCCATTATTTAGTTTATTGACAGCACCACCTAACGTTAATCCATATAATGCCGATGGTACTTACAATTATTATGTTACCCAGGGTACAAAAACCAATGCGCTGGCCGGCCTTTTGGAACCAACAAACAACAGTGGCAATAAATTGGTCAATGCCAATATCGGGTTAGATTATAAGATTATCAATGGTTTAACCTATCACCTTACAGCCGGTACCGAATACACTCAAACTACAGCAGGCCAGTACCTGCCTACTACTACCATCGCAGGTGCTAAGCAGGGCGGTGTTGCCAGTGAGCAAACATCATCAGCTTTCAGATGGATAGTTGAAAATTACTTTACCTATAAGTTCAACATCGCTAAGGATCATGACTTCACTGTTTTATTAGGTACATCAAATCAAAAAGATGTTACCGAAGGACTAAGTGCCGGTGCTAAAGGCTTCTCAACCGATGCATTTTTATACTACAACCTTGGTGCCGGATCATTGGTAAATGGTTATGGCAGCAGTAAGGCAGAGGCCATGTTAACCTCGTATTTTACAAGGTTTAATTATGCATATAAGGATAAATTATTAGCCTCGTTCTCTTATCGTGACGACCGTTCGTCAAACTTCGGTTCAAACAAGCGTTCGGGTTTTTTCCCCGCGGGCGCAGTAGCTTATAAACTTACCGATGATGATTTTATAAAAGATCTGAATACCTTCTCAAACTTAAAAGCACGTGTTAGTTACGGTGTTACTGGTAATGACCGTATCCCTGCGAGCTTATATCTTTCAACATTTGGACCTTATGGTGTAGTACTGAATGAAACCGGTAATCTTCAAACAGGGATAGAACCAAAAACACTGGCTAACCCTAATCTAAAATGGGAAAGCACCAGGCAGTTTGATGTTGGTTTGGATATGGGTTTCGCCAATGGCCGTATTAATGCAAGTATCGACTATTACAGTAAAAAAACAACCGACCTGTTAATTCAGATCCCTATAGGTCAGCAATGGGGGTTCAGTAATCAATATGTAAACGGTGGCGCAATCCAAAACCGTGGTATCGAGCTTTCTGTAAATACCAACAATGTGCGTGGTAAAGATCTGTCGTGGAACAGTACGGTTACTTTTGCTTACAATAAGCAAAAGGCACTGGATTTAGGTCCGGGAGTAACCGTGATCAGTACTAATACTGCAAACCCAAGCGGTACTGTGTCCGGACAGGAATTTACAAGGGTTGTGCCTGGCATTGAATTAGGGGAGCTATATGGCTATGTTTACGAAGGGGTAGTGAAAACCGGCGAAAAATATACTCCGCAACCAAATTCTAAGGCAGGAGACCCTAAATATAAAGACGTTAATGGTGATGGTGTAATCACCCCGGCCGACCGTACTTATCTGGGCAACTCTAACCCGCATTATATGGCTGGTTTTGGTAACGATTTTCATTATAAAGGCATCGATCTGGGTATATTTTTTCAGGGAGCATTTGATTACTACCTGTATAACATGAACGCCATGGTATTAGAGTCAACCACGGGTGCTGCTGCATTGAACAGGTTTGTTGTCGGTAAAAACGAAAATACGTCAATCCCGCGCGAAGGTTATTACCTGAGTACTTACGGTAGCTACGTAAACTCACGTTTTGTTGAAAATGCTTCTTATGTCCGTTTAAAGTCGCTTACGCTGGCTTATAATTTCCCTGCATCGTTGTTTCAGCATCTGAAAATTTTACAGGGAATAAGGGTTTATGCAGAAGCACAAAACTTATGGACAATTACCGGCTATAAAGGTACCGACCCGGAAGTTAACGTGCATTCTGGTGCTACCGGTGGCGGCTTAGACTTTAACTCGTTCCCGGCATTCAGAACCATAACATTCGGCATTAAGGCATCTATCCATTAA
- a CDS encoding c-type cytochrome: MKKKYQYIALLMLLVALASVAQLVSCTGSKAEEANKADSAAVNNMVSVDTTKMPGGKYGAAVRYGRELMLHTAYYIGPEGVNGQYTGNKMNCTNCHRDAGTRPYAFNLVRSFRDYPQYRAREGRILSLAERINNCVMRPNLGKPLPLDGKEMISIMAYLKFLSDSSNISKTAKGLKNMEVELPDVAASSDRGEVLYAQNCERCHAKNGEGKMRFDNVTYEYPPVWGLLAYRPGSSMHRVVKLAQWLKGNMPYDKTAEGKPFLTDAQALDIAAFVNDDKKHKRPLPKTTKEVDYPHYEEKAIDYDKGPFKDPFSEQQHKYGPYKPIIDYWEGQGITPAI, encoded by the coding sequence ATGAAAAAGAAATATCAATATATAGCTTTGCTGATGTTGTTAGTCGCTTTGGCGAGCGTTGCCCAGTTAGTGTCATGTACCGGGAGCAAAGCCGAAGAGGCAAATAAAGCTGATTCAGCGGCTGTGAATAACATGGTTTCCGTAGATACAACCAAAATGCCGGGTGGCAAATATGGCGCGGCCGTGCGGTACGGAAGGGAGTTGATGTTGCATACCGCATACTATATTGGCCCCGAAGGTGTGAACGGACAATATACCGGCAATAAAATGAATTGTACCAACTGTCATCGAGATGCCGGTACAAGGCCATATGCTTTTAACCTTGTAAGATCGTTTCGTGATTATCCGCAGTACAGGGCAAGAGAGGGAAGGATTTTGTCTTTGGCCGAGCGCATCAACAATTGTGTAATGCGCCCTAATTTGGGCAAACCTTTACCTTTGGATGGAAAGGAGATGATCTCGATCATGGCTTACCTGAAATTTCTGAGTGATTCGTCAAACATATCTAAAACTGCCAAAGGGTTAAAGAATATGGAAGTCGAACTGCCGGATGTTGCGGCATCATCAGACAGGGGCGAAGTGCTATACGCGCAAAACTGCGAGCGCTGCCATGCCAAAAACGGCGAAGGCAAAATGCGTTTTGATAATGTAACTTACGAATATCCGCCGGTTTGGGGATTATTGGCTTATCGTCCCGGTTCAAGCATGCACCGTGTGGTTAAATTGGCGCAGTGGCTAAAAGGCAACATGCCTTACGATAAAACTGCAGAAGGTAAACCTTTCCTGACCGATGCCCAGGCGCTTGATATCGCCGCATTTGTTAATGATGATAAAAAGCATAAACGCCCGTTGCCTAAAACCACAAAGGAGGTTGATTATCCGCATTACGAAGAAAAAGCGATTGATTATGATAAAGGGCCCTTTAAAGATCCTTTCTCTGAGCAACAGCATAAATATGGGCCATATAAACCTATTATTGATTATTGGGAAGGCCAGGGGATAACACCGGCTATTTAA